One genomic window of Candidatus Nanohalobium constans includes the following:
- a CDS encoding ABC transporter permease, protein MRKVIELLKVYLLDTLRKWTNLLFGVLMMLAVLAITGFVLNQGTTAEIVASYSAFIVSYAAVSAVAYSITGEKEKGLYRMYRSSKLSKENYVIEKVIMASLPLILSALIIGIGVAVSDVVLSRLIAPILVLCVLSHAGIGLIFAAYFETHEDMQKIITLFLIGTMFLAPVFYTTEGLPNIVQLAQNIVPLTYGVESMREVMVQGSNLGSIWKDMTMLSVLSVLTMSLGYRKLEF, encoded by the coding sequence ATGAGAAAAGTAATTGAGCTTCTGAAAGTTTACTTACTGGATACTTTGCGTAAATGGACGAATCTGCTTTTCGGAGTTTTAATGATGCTGGCAGTGCTGGCAATTACTGGCTTCGTGCTGAATCAAGGCACTACTGCTGAAATAGTGGCTTCTTATTCAGCTTTCATAGTTTCATATGCTGCTGTAAGTGCTGTTGCCTATTCAATAACAGGTGAAAAGGAGAAAGGGCTTTACCGGATGTACAGAAGCTCCAAGCTCTCCAAAGAGAATTATGTAATAGAAAAAGTAATTATGGCTTCACTACCCCTCATATTATCCGCTTTAATCATCGGAATAGGAGTAGCTGTATCAGATGTCGTTCTCAGCCGGCTAATAGCTCCAATACTTGTTTTATGTGTTCTATCTCACGCAGGGATCGGACTTATCTTCGCAGCTTACTTCGAGACACACGAAGACATGCAGAAAATAATTACACTATTCCTGATAGGAACAATGTTCCTAGCACCTGTATTTTACACCACAGAAGGACTTCCTAACATAGTACAACTAGCTCAAAACATCGTCCCACTTACATATGGAGTAGAATCAATGAGGGAAGTAATGGTTCAAGGCTCAAACCTTGGATCAATATGGAAAGATATGACCATGTTATCCGTACTGAGTGTTTTGACTATGTCGCTAGGATACAGGAAACTGGAATTCTAG
- a CDS encoding RtcB family protein: protein MELEQLEENIYQIPKTGEMNKPARIYANDKLLKEIKNDDTLQQVKNMATLPGLEKFSIVMPDGHQGYGFPIGGVAAVNKENGVISPGGIGYDINCGVRVLKTDLTYEEIKGKEQQLANILYNKVPCGLGKGGYIDVDEDELDEILDKGMEWMLENDHATEEDLKHCEENGRLKCDPNKVPSDAKKRGIKQVGSLGSGNHFLEVQRVENVFNEEKAEAYGLEEEQILVMIHSGSRGLGHQTCTEYLREFEKNYPEIVENLPEKELIYAPLGDDLAQDYKNAMFAAANFAWANRQGITQAVRESLDTLFGDTEAELVYDVCHNIAKEETHEVDGEEKELLVHRKGATRAMPSGRPEVPEAYSEAGQPVLLPGSMGTSSYILSGGQKSLELSFGSTAHGAGRLKSRTQSKKDYRAADVQRELKRDQIFVKAASGETIEEEAPGSYKDIDEVIKVSDELGIGEKVVQMRPIVNVKG, encoded by the coding sequence ATGGAACTCGAACAACTCGAAGAAAACATCTACCAGATACCAAAAACCGGAGAAATGAACAAACCGGCCAGAATCTACGCCAACGACAAACTACTGAAAGAAATCAAAAACGACGACACACTCCAACAAGTCAAAAACATGGCAACACTGCCGGGTCTGGAAAAATTCTCCATCGTAATGCCGGACGGTCACCAAGGATACGGCTTCCCCATCGGCGGAGTCGCAGCAGTAAACAAAGAAAACGGAGTAATAAGCCCAGGAGGAATCGGCTACGACATCAACTGCGGCGTAAGAGTACTAAAAACAGATCTAACATATGAAGAAATAAAAGGGAAGGAACAGCAGCTCGCAAACATACTATACAACAAAGTTCCATGTGGGCTCGGAAAAGGAGGCTACATCGATGTCGATGAAGACGAGCTAGATGAAATACTAGATAAAGGAATGGAATGGATGCTGGAAAACGACCACGCCACAGAAGAAGACCTCAAGCACTGCGAAGAAAACGGTCGACTAAAATGCGATCCAAACAAAGTTCCTTCAGATGCCAAAAAGAGAGGAATCAAGCAGGTAGGGTCTCTGGGTTCCGGAAACCACTTCCTGGAAGTACAGAGAGTAGAAAATGTATTCAACGAAGAAAAAGCAGAAGCATACGGTCTGGAAGAAGAACAGATCCTCGTTATGATCCACTCAGGAAGCAGAGGACTAGGACATCAGACATGTACAGAATACCTCAGAGAGTTCGAGAAGAACTATCCGGAAATAGTAGAAAACTTGCCAGAAAAGGAGCTTATCTACGCACCTCTAGGCGATGACCTGGCACAGGACTACAAGAACGCGATGTTCGCAGCAGCAAACTTCGCATGGGCCAACCGCCAGGGAATAACACAGGCAGTCAGAGAAAGCCTAGACACATTGTTCGGCGATACTGAGGCCGAACTGGTCTACGATGTCTGCCACAACATCGCCAAGGAAGAAACACACGAAGTCGACGGCGAAGAAAAAGAACTATTGGTCCATAGAAAAGGAGCGACCAGAGCAATGCCTTCTGGAAGACCAGAAGTACCAGAAGCATACAGTGAAGCAGGACAACCAGTACTGCTTCCAGGAAGCATGGGAACATCCAGCTACATACTATCAGGAGGACAAAAATCATTGGAACTATCCTTCGGCAGCACAGCACACGGAGCAGGACGACTCAAATCCCGGACACAATCCAAGAAAGACTACCGAGCCGCAGATGTACAGAGAGAACTGAAGCGCGATCAGATCTTCGTCAAAGCAGCATCGGGAGAAACCATCGAAGAAGAAGCACCTGGCAGTTACAAAGACATAGACGAAGTCATCAAAGTTTCGGATGAGCTCGGTATCGGTGAGAAAGTCGTTCAGATGCGGCCGATAGTGAATGTGAAGGGCTAA